In Massilia antarctica, the following are encoded in one genomic region:
- a CDS encoding glycosyltransferase family 4 protein, producing MSRVRVGLGTTMIEPGLTGGRLDGIGVYTQALLQHLPGAGCDVAAYSYPRPRGDTTPITVGQAMPQSFEAASLTDLLTPRANRVHMPADLFHATDYRIVRMDCPVVATLHDALPIKYPQWCSPGMRRAKNWMQQKAARKAQHVIAVSNFAIGELVECFGVDENRISVVPNGVDAAWLQAPDRSAVAATLLRNGLRAGYFLFVGTLQPRKNVERLLSAYLSLPDALRAERQLVIVGGAGWRCEELIARMSAARQEGEQVVWLNQLTGADSLRHVYAGAGVFVFPSLYEGFGIPVVEAFASGVPVVASNSSSLPEVTRGAALDVDPGNTGDIAAAMQALARDDALRSRCIAAGRARAAQLTWHDTALQTAVVYRAVLSQ from the coding sequence GTGAGTCGCGTGCGCGTCGGCCTGGGTACGACCATGATCGAACCGGGCCTGACCGGCGGAAGACTGGACGGGATCGGCGTGTACACCCAGGCGCTGCTGCAGCACTTGCCGGGCGCCGGCTGCGATGTGGCGGCGTATTCGTATCCGCGCCCGCGCGGCGACACCACGCCGATCACGGTGGGCCAGGCCATGCCGCAATCGTTCGAGGCGGCCAGCCTGACCGACCTGCTCACGCCGCGCGCGAACCGGGTGCACATGCCGGCCGATCTTTTTCACGCGACCGATTACCGCATCGTGCGCATGGATTGCCCGGTGGTGGCGACCCTGCACGATGCGCTGCCGATCAAGTATCCGCAGTGGTGCAGCCCCGGCATGCGGCGCGCCAAGAACTGGATGCAGCAAAAAGCCGCGCGCAAGGCACAACATGTGATCGCGGTGTCGAACTTTGCGATCGGTGAACTGGTCGAATGCTTCGGGGTCGATGAAAACAGGATCAGCGTGGTGCCCAACGGCGTCGATGCGGCGTGGCTGCAAGCGCCCGATAGGTCCGCCGTGGCGGCGACCTTGCTCCGCAACGGCTTGCGGGCTGGCTATTTTTTGTTTGTTGGTACTTTGCAGCCGCGCAAGAACGTCGAGCGCCTGCTCAGTGCCTATCTGAGTTTGCCGGATGCGCTGCGGGCCGAACGCCAGCTGGTGATTGTCGGCGGCGCCGGCTGGCGCTGCGAAGAGCTGATCGCGCGCATGAGCGCGGCGCGGCAAGAGGGCGAGCAAGTCGTGTGGCTGAACCAGCTGACCGGCGCCGACAGCCTGCGCCATGTGTATGCGGGCGCCGGTGTGTTTGTGTTTCCGTCTTTGTATGAAGGTTTCGGTATCCCCGTCGTCGAGGCGTTCGCGTCGGGAGTGCCGGTGGTGGCTTCGAATAGCAGTTCCTTGCCGGAAGTAACCCGGGGTGCGGCGCTTGACGTCGATCCGGGCAACACTGGCGACATCGCCGCGGCGATGCAAGCGCTGGCGCGCGACGATGCGCTGCGCTCGCGTT
- a CDS encoding NAD-dependent epimerase/dehydratase family protein: protein MVTETSPAPGAEGQGKRALITGLHGFTGRYVARELAAAGYRVFGTAVPGHGDHPLDADVFAVDLLDRAAVAAMIEQVQPDVVVHLAGIAFVAHANAELIYRVNIVGTRNLLEALAAQRHPPSAVLLASSANVYGNASVGRIDESLAPAPANDYAVSKLAMEHMAQLWSDKLPIIIARPFNYTGVGQDDNFLLPKIVAHFRKAAPVIELGNQAIARDFSDVRMVADSYRRLLASNVAGQTFNICSGQAHSLGEVIALMESIAGYKIEVKVNPAFVRAKDVLVLMGNNEKLRGAIGAMSTIALADTLRWMYQA from the coding sequence ATGGTCACGGAAACGTCTCCCGCGCCCGGCGCCGAAGGGCAGGGCAAACGTGCCCTGATCACCGGCCTGCACGGCTTCACGGGGCGCTACGTGGCGCGCGAACTGGCCGCTGCCGGCTATCGCGTGTTCGGCACCGCGGTGCCCGGCCATGGCGACCATCCGCTTGACGCCGATGTGTTCGCGGTCGACCTGCTTGACCGCGCCGCCGTGGCCGCCATGATCGAACAGGTGCAGCCGGACGTCGTGGTGCACCTGGCCGGCATCGCCTTCGTGGCGCATGCCAACGCCGAACTGATTTACCGCGTCAACATCGTCGGCACCCGCAACCTGCTCGAAGCGCTGGCGGCCCAGCGCCACCCGCCGTCGGCGGTGCTGCTGGCATCGTCCGCCAATGTGTACGGCAACGCCAGCGTCGGCCGCATCGATGAATCCCTGGCGCCGGCGCCGGCCAACGATTACGCCGTCAGCAAGCTGGCCATGGAACACATGGCGCAGTTGTGGAGCGACAAGCTGCCGATCATCATCGCGCGGCCATTCAACTATACCGGCGTGGGCCAGGATGACAATTTCCTGTTGCCGAAGATCGTTGCGCATTTCCGCAAGGCGGCGCCGGTGATCGAACTGGGCAACCAAGCCATCGCGCGCGATTTTTCCGACGTGCGCATGGTGGCCGACAGCTACCGCCGCCTCCTGGCGTCGAACGTCGCCGGCCAGACCTTCAATATCTGCTCGGGCCAGGCGCATTCGCTGGGCGAGGTCATCGCGCTGATGGAATCGATTGCCGGCTACAAGATTGAAGTGAAGGTCAATCCGGCTTTCGTGCGCGCCAAGGATGTGCTGGTCCTGATGGGCAACAATGAAAAACTGCGCGGCGCGATCGGGGCCATGTCCACGATTGCGCTGGCCGACACCTTGCGCTGGATGTACCAGGCGTGA
- the gmd gene encoding GDP-mannose 4,6-dehydratase: MQKTTKKALITGITGQDGAYLAQLLLEKGYEVTGTYRRTSSVNFWRIEELGIQAHPNLRLVEYDLTDLSSSIRLIQTSQPDEVYNLAAQSFVGVSFEQPVATASITGLGAVHLLEAIRIVNPKARFYQASTSEMFGKVQAIPQVEDTPFYPRSPYGVAKLYAHWMTVNYRESYGIFGSSGILFNHESPLRGREFVTRKITDSVAKIVLNKLDVLELGNLDAKRDWGYAKEYVEGMWRILQAEQPDTFILATNRTETVRDFVTMAFKGAGIDIEFTGKGEAETGHCARTGKLLVRISPKFYRPAEVELLIGDPAKAMRELGWAPKTTLEQLCQMMVEADMRRNEQGFSF; this comes from the coding sequence ATGCAAAAAACAACAAAAAAAGCCCTGATTACCGGGATCACCGGGCAAGATGGCGCTTACCTTGCGCAATTGTTGCTTGAAAAGGGCTACGAAGTCACGGGCACGTATCGTCGCACGAGCTCGGTCAATTTCTGGCGTATCGAAGAGCTGGGTATCCAGGCTCATCCCAATCTGCGCCTGGTCGAATACGATCTGACCGACCTCTCGTCCAGCATTCGCCTGATCCAGACCTCCCAGCCGGACGAAGTGTACAACCTCGCGGCCCAGAGTTTCGTCGGTGTCTCGTTCGAGCAGCCGGTTGCCACCGCCAGCATCACGGGCCTGGGGGCGGTTCACCTGCTCGAAGCGATCCGCATCGTCAACCCGAAGGCGCGCTTCTACCAGGCCTCGACTTCCGAAATGTTCGGCAAGGTCCAGGCCATCCCGCAAGTCGAAGATACCCCGTTCTACCCGCGCAGCCCGTACGGCGTGGCCAAGCTGTACGCCCACTGGATGACGGTCAATTACCGCGAGTCCTACGGCATCTTCGGTTCCAGCGGCATTTTGTTCAATCACGAATCGCCCCTGCGCGGCCGTGAATTCGTCACCCGCAAGATTACCGATTCGGTCGCCAAGATCGTCCTCAACAAGCTCGACGTACTGGAACTGGGCAACCTCGACGCCAAGCGCGACTGGGGTTATGCCAAGGAATACGTCGAAGGCATGTGGCGCATCCTGCAGGCCGAACAGCCCGACACCTTCATCCTGGCCACCAACCGTACCGAAACCGTGCGCGACTTCGTCACCATGGCGTTCAAGGGTGCCGGCATCGATATCGAGTTCACGGGCAAGGGCGAAGCCGAGACCGGCCATTGCGCCCGCACCGGCAAGCTGCTGGTGCGCATCAGTCCCAAGTTCTACCGTCCGGCCGAAGTGGAGTTGCTGATCGGCGATCCGGCCAAGGCCATGCGCGAACTGGGCTGGGCACCGAAGACCACCCTGGAGCAGTTGTGCCAGATGATGGTCGAGGCCGACATGCGCCGCAACGAACAGGGTTTTTCCTTCTGA
- a CDS encoding NADP-dependent malic enzyme: MDSSPEKKEELRQQLRLAALEYHECPRPGKISVTPTKQLLNQRDLALAYSPGVAAPCEEIVKDPGNAYKYTARGNLVAVITNGTAVLGLGNIGPLASKPVMEGKGVLFKKFAGIDVFDIEINELDPDKLVDIIASLEPTFGGINLEDIKAPECFYIERQLRDRMKIPVFHDDQHGTAIIVGAAILNGVKVVGKDIRECKLVVSGAGAAALACLELIVDLGFPIENIYVTDLAGVVYKGRTELMDPDKARFAQDTPLRTLAEVMPGADIFLGLSAGGVLKQDMVKGMAANPLILALANPTPEILPEDVKAVRGDAIIATGRSDYPNQVNNVLCFPYIFRGALDCGATTITREMEIAVVHAIADLAHAEQSDVVATTYGISNLSFGPEYLIPMPFDPRLLIHIAPAVAKAAFESGVATRPIANLEAYADSLQQFVYRSGTFMKPLFAVAKAAPPELKRIVYAEGEEERVLRAVQVVVDEKLARPILVGRPSVLEQRIEKFGLRLKQGEHFDVINPDHEDRYRDYWQTYYAMTMRKGVTQEYAKLEMRRRHSLIGAMMIHKGDADGMICGTFGTTNLHLHYIDQVLGKREGANVYAAMNFLILPERQMAIVDTHVNENPSAEQLAEITIMAADEMSRFGLIPRAALLSHSNFGSANSASAQKMRAALALVQQKAPQLEIDGEMHGDVALDAKLRKQLMPHSTLQGEANLLVMPNIDSANIAYNLLKTAAGNGIAIGPVLLGCAKPVHILTPSATVRRIVNMTALCVVDAVSER, from the coding sequence ATGGATTCGTCACCAGAGAAGAAGGAAGAACTGCGCCAGCAACTGCGCCTCGCCGCGCTCGAGTATCACGAGTGCCCCCGTCCCGGAAAAATCAGCGTCACGCCAACCAAGCAGCTGCTCAACCAGCGCGACCTGGCCCTGGCCTACTCGCCCGGCGTGGCCGCTCCTTGCGAAGAAATCGTCAAGGACCCGGGCAACGCCTATAAATACACGGCGCGCGGCAATCTGGTGGCCGTCATCACCAACGGTACCGCCGTGCTGGGTCTGGGCAATATCGGTCCGCTAGCCTCGAAGCCTGTGATGGAAGGCAAGGGCGTGCTGTTCAAGAAATTCGCCGGCATCGATGTGTTCGATATCGAGATCAACGAACTGGACCCGGACAAGCTGGTCGATATCATCGCCTCGCTGGAGCCGACCTTCGGCGGCATCAACCTGGAAGATATCAAGGCGCCGGAGTGCTTCTATATCGAGCGCCAGTTGCGCGACCGCATGAAGATTCCCGTCTTCCACGATGACCAGCACGGTACCGCGATCATTGTCGGCGCCGCCATCCTGAACGGTGTCAAGGTCGTCGGCAAGGATATCCGCGAGTGCAAGCTGGTGGTGTCGGGCGCGGGCGCCGCGGCGCTGGCTTGCCTGGAACTGATCGTCGACCTCGGCTTCCCGATCGAAAATATCTATGTGACCGACCTGGCCGGCGTGGTCTACAAGGGCCGGACCGAACTGATGGACCCGGACAAGGCGCGCTTCGCGCAAGACACGCCATTGCGCACCCTGGCTGAAGTGATGCCGGGCGCCGATATTTTCCTGGGCCTGTCCGCTGGCGGCGTGCTCAAGCAGGATATGGTCAAGGGGATGGCGGCCAATCCGCTGATCCTGGCGCTCGCCAATCCGACCCCGGAAATCCTGCCGGAAGACGTCAAGGCGGTGCGCGGCGACGCCATCATCGCCACCGGCCGTTCGGATTATCCGAACCAGGTGAACAATGTGCTGTGCTTCCCGTACATTTTCCGCGGCGCCCTCGATTGCGGCGCCACCACCATCACGCGCGAAATGGAAATCGCGGTCGTGCACGCGATCGCCGACCTGGCCCACGCCGAGCAGTCGGACGTGGTCGCCACCACCTACGGCATTAGCAACCTCTCGTTCGGCCCGGAATACCTGATCCCGATGCCCTTCGATCCGCGCCTCTTGATCCACATCGCCCCGGCCGTGGCCAAGGCAGCCTTCGAGTCCGGCGTGGCGACGCGTCCGATCGCCAACCTGGAAGCCTACGCCGACAGCCTGCAGCAATTCGTGTACCGCAGCGGCACCTTCATGAAGCCGCTGTTCGCGGTGGCCAAGGCGGCCCCGCCGGAACTCAAGCGCATCGTCTACGCCGAAGGCGAAGAAGAGCGCGTGCTGCGCGCCGTGCAGGTGGTGGTCGACGAGAAACTGGCGCGCCCGATCCTGGTCGGCCGTCCGAGCGTGCTGGAGCAGCGCATCGAAAAATTCGGCCTGCGCTTGAAGCAGGGCGAGCATTTCGACGTCATCAATCCCGACCACGAAGACCGCTACCGCGATTACTGGCAGACTTATTACGCGATGACCATGCGTAAAGGTGTGACCCAGGAATACGCCAAGCTGGAAATGCGCCGCCGCCACAGCCTGATCGGCGCGATGATGATCCACAAGGGCGACGCCGACGGCATGATCTGCGGCACCTTCGGCACCACCAATTTGCACCTGCACTATATCGACCAGGTATTGGGCAAGCGCGAGGGCGCCAATGTGTACGCGGCGATGAATTTCCTGATCCTGCCGGAACGCCAGATGGCCATCGTCGACACCCACGTCAACGAAAACCCGAGCGCCGAGCAGCTGGCCGAGATCACCATCATGGCGGCCGACGAGATGAGCCGCTTCGGCCTGATTCCGCGCGCGGCCTTGTTGTCGCACTCGAACTTCGGTTCGGCCAACAGCGCCTCGGCCCAGAAGATGCGGGCGGCCTTGGCGCTGGTGCAGCAAAAGGCGCCGCAGCTGGAAATCGATGGCGAGATGCACGGCGACGTGGCGCTCGACGCCAAGCTGCGCAAGCAGCTGATGCCGCACTCGACCCTGCAGGGCGAGGCCAACTTGCTGGTGATGCCGAATATCGACAGCGCCAACATCGCCTACAACCTGCTCAAGACGGCGGCCGGCAACGGCATCGCGATCGGCCCGGTGCTGCTCGGCTGCGCCAAGCCGGTGCACATCCTGACCCCATCGGCCACGGTGCGCCGCATCGTCAATATGACGGCCCTGTGCGTGGTCGACGCGGTCTCGGAACGCTGA
- a CDS encoding sterol desaturase family protein, translating into MMEKFLLFVALPVVLVCALIEAWVLSRRARFDWKAMGVSMADLIGRTVVSILLPMSIAGPAIDFIWGHRLATAHLDSWQGVLILFFGQEFCYYCYHRAAHRVRWFWCHHSVHHSPNELNLSAAFRVGLLGKLIGNTLFFIPLIWIGFSPRIVAATLALNLLYQFWIHATWIPRLGWLEYVFNTPSAHRVHHAANLEYLDANYGGVLIVFDRLFGTYSKERDDIACRYGLVHPQTSYNPLRIEFDPWAALVKDLLGARSIRAVLGYLLMPPGWKPDGEGETTEELRLRAAGSRR; encoded by the coding sequence ATGATGGAAAAATTTCTGTTATTTGTTGCGTTGCCGGTCGTGCTGGTTTGTGCGCTGATCGAAGCCTGGGTGCTGTCGCGCCGGGCACGCTTCGACTGGAAGGCCATGGGCGTCTCCATGGCCGATCTGATCGGACGTACCGTGGTGTCGATACTGTTACCCATGTCGATTGCGGGTCCGGCCATCGATTTTATATGGGGCCACCGGCTCGCGACTGCCCATCTCGATAGCTGGCAAGGCGTGCTGATCCTGTTTTTTGGGCAGGAGTTTTGTTATTACTGCTACCATCGCGCCGCCCACCGGGTACGCTGGTTCTGGTGCCACCACTCGGTGCATCATTCACCGAATGAACTCAATCTCTCGGCCGCTTTCCGGGTCGGCTTGCTGGGCAAGTTGATCGGCAACACCCTCTTTTTCATCCCGCTGATCTGGATTGGTTTTTCCCCGCGCATTGTGGCCGCGACACTGGCGCTCAATCTGCTGTACCAATTCTGGATTCACGCCACCTGGATTCCCAGGCTGGGCTGGCTGGAATATGTCTTCAATACGCCGTCCGCGCACCGCGTGCATCACGCCGCCAACCTGGAGTATCTCGACGCGAACTACGGCGGCGTACTGATCGTCTTCGACCGCTTGTTCGGCACCTACAGCAAGGAGCGCGACGATATCGCCTGCCGCTATGGCCTGGTGCACCCGCAGACGAGCTACAACCCGCTGCGCATCGAGTTCGATCCATGGGCCGCTCTCGTCAAGGACTTGCTGGGCGCGCGCAGCATCCGGGCCGTGCTCGGCTATCTCCTGATGCCGCCCGGCTGGAAACCGGATGGCGAAGGAGAAACGACCGAGGAGCTTCGCCTGCGCGCTGCCGGGAGCCGGCGCTAG
- a CDS encoding FUSC family protein yields the protein MSANRQHGWQLAAAVVMAYFASVLAGLPEHFWAVMSVLIVMRPSAGGSLDAGWERVCGTMAGVLCGLLGVYVEHLGADALLTTLAIVAALAFASAATPALRSAAVAALIILSASQLPGHSALQTAVLRVSQIGIGVGVALAVALLSSTYDAPRRLHAGCASLLRAMALRLRQADDKVNTTDSEAEQAAASARHALGRLTMLARGADREAPLLRRAQALREPRHYSRLTGLMQRVFQDVAVLRRMLLAAPARQDDSPACEVAQAVALALDSVADCMAGAGQADLSSLRRIAAGHESHLADAGASCRRAVLLAAPLHMLLEDLQRICFYLRKKPHEQS from the coding sequence ATGTCCGCGAATCGCCAGCACGGCTGGCAGCTTGCCGCCGCTGTCGTGATGGCCTATTTCGCGTCGGTGCTGGCGGGCTTGCCCGAGCACTTTTGGGCGGTGATGAGCGTGTTGATCGTCATGCGGCCCAGTGCCGGCGGCTCGCTCGATGCCGGCTGGGAGCGCGTGTGCGGCACGATGGCCGGCGTCCTGTGTGGCTTGCTGGGCGTGTATGTCGAGCATCTCGGCGCCGATGCGCTGCTTACCACCCTGGCCATCGTGGCGGCCCTGGCGTTTGCCAGTGCCGCCACACCGGCCTTGCGCAGCGCCGCCGTGGCCGCCCTGATCATCCTGAGCGCCAGCCAGCTTCCCGGCCACTCGGCGCTGCAAACGGCCGTCCTTCGCGTGAGCCAGATCGGCATTGGGGTCGGTGTTGCGCTGGCCGTCGCGCTGCTTTCCTCGACATATGACGCGCCCAGGCGTTTGCATGCGGGATGCGCTTCCTTGCTGCGGGCAATGGCCTTGCGGCTGCGCCAGGCGGACGACAAGGTCAACACGACGGACAGCGAGGCGGAACAGGCGGCAGCGAGCGCGCGTCATGCGCTCGGCCGGCTCACCATGCTGGCGCGTGGCGCGGACCGGGAAGCGCCGCTGTTGCGGCGCGCGCAAGCGCTGCGCGAGCCACGCCATTACAGCCGCCTCACCGGCTTGATGCAACGCGTGTTTCAAGATGTCGCGGTGCTGAGGCGAATGTTGCTCGCCGCCCCTGCGCGCCAGGATGACAGTCCGGCCTGCGAGGTCGCCCAGGCAGTGGCGCTGGCGCTCGACAGTGTCGCCGATTGCATGGCAGGGGCAGGTCAAGCCGACTTGAGTTCGCTGCGGCGGATCGCCGCCGGCCATGAAAGCCATCTTGCCGATGCCGGAGCATCTTGCCGCCGCGCGGTGTTGCTGGCCGCGCCACTGCATATGCTGCTGGAAGACCTCCAGCGCATCTGCTTTTATTTGCGAAAAAAGCCGCACGAGCAGTCTTGA
- a CDS encoding MarR family winged helix-turn-helix transcriptional regulator: MKITKMYRTILNSKINLRNIAMPHSDAAQFAVHLRRAVSQLARRLRPNLRHAGLSATKLSVVGQLYRAGPMTPTALAANEGIKIQSLTRLLAELEADGWLVRTTDASDGRKSLMTLTREGTRRLIDAVQDGDASLARIIATTLSQEERALLRQACSLLERIGDAVGELAPAQTDPASGPEQGE; the protein is encoded by the coding sequence TTGAAAATTACTAAGATGTATCGTACTATATTGAATAGTAAGATCAATCTTAGGAATATCGCCATGCCCCATTCTGATGCCGCCCAATTTGCCGTTCATCTCCGTCGAGCCGTGTCGCAGCTGGCTCGCCGCTTGCGTCCGAACCTGCGTCACGCTGGCCTGAGCGCGACCAAGTTGAGTGTGGTCGGGCAGCTTTATCGCGCAGGCCCGATGACGCCAACGGCGCTTGCCGCCAATGAAGGCATCAAGATTCAATCGCTGACCCGCCTGCTTGCGGAGCTCGAAGCCGACGGCTGGCTTGTCCGCACGACAGATGCGTCCGATGGCCGCAAGTCCTTGATGACCTTGACCCGGGAGGGTACCCGGCGTTTGATCGACGCCGTTCAGGACGGCGACGCCTCGCTGGCCAGGATCATCGCCACCACCTTGAGCCAGGAGGAGCGCGCCTTGTTGCGGCAAGCCTGTTCCTTACTTGAACGCATCGGTGACGCCGTGGGCGAGCTGGCGCCGGCGCAAACCGATCCGGCCAGCGGCCCTGAGCAAGGAGAATAA
- the thiL gene encoding thiamine-phosphate kinase produces the protein MLSEFDLIKQYFQRPRPGQAVLGIGDDCALLAPSPGMQMAISSDMLVEDRHFFAGADARMLGHKCLAVNLSDLAAMGAKPVAFTLALALPAADRDWLSGFSAGLFALADQHGCELIGGDTTKGPLNICITIFGELAPGHALRRDAAMAGDDLWISGSLGDARLALAGYHKEYALDDAAQVAAGARMHMPTPRVALGLALANARLAHAAIDISDGLVGDLAHILAASKVGATLDVDALPAGPVLAAQPQALRRRFCAAGGDDYELCFTAARAQREAIIAAGVACGSAVTRVGTIDAAPGLRLVDAAGSALDLQLAGFDHFASA, from the coding sequence ATGCTCTCCGAATTCGACCTCATCAAGCAGTACTTCCAGCGTCCCCGGCCCGGCCAGGCCGTGCTCGGCATCGGCGACGATTGCGCGCTGCTCGCCCCCTCCCCCGGCATGCAGATGGCCATTTCGTCCGACATGCTGGTGGAAGACCGCCACTTCTTCGCCGGCGCCGACGCGCGCATGCTGGGCCACAAATGCCTGGCGGTGAACCTGTCCGACCTGGCGGCGATGGGCGCCAAGCCCGTCGCCTTCACCCTGGCGCTGGCGTTGCCGGCGGCCGACCGCGACTGGCTGTCCGGATTTTCCGCCGGCCTGTTCGCGCTGGCCGACCAGCATGGCTGTGAGCTGATCGGCGGCGACACCACCAAAGGCCCGCTGAACATCTGCATCACCATCTTCGGCGAGCTGGCGCCCGGCCATGCGCTGCGGCGCGATGCCGCCATGGCCGGCGACGATCTGTGGATCTCGGGTTCCCTGGGCGACGCCCGCCTGGCGCTGGCCGGCTACCACAAGGAATATGCGCTGGACGATGCCGCCCAAGTGGCGGCCGGCGCCCGCATGCACATGCCGACTCCGCGCGTGGCACTCGGCCTGGCCCTGGCCAATGCCAGGCTGGCCCACGCCGCCATCGATATCTCGGACGGGCTGGTGGGCGACCTCGCTCACATCCTGGCCGCTTCGAAGGTGGGTGCCACGCTGGACGTCGACGCGCTGCCCGCCGGACCGGTACTGGCCGCGCAGCCGCAGGCGCTGCGGCGCCGGTTCTGCGCCGCCGGCGGCGACGATTACGAGTTGTGCTTCACGGCCGCGCGCGCGCAGCGCGAGGCAATCATCGCCGCGGGCGTTGCGTGCGGTAGCGCCGTCACGCGCGTCGGGACAATCGACGCCGCGCCGGGCCTGCGCCTGGTCGACGCCGCCGGCAGCGCGCTCGACCTGCAACTGGCCGGCTTCGACCACTTCGCGAGCGCCTGA
- a CDS encoding IS4 family transposase, with the protein MTSRAGALLSGIKWVDNVKRVAGIGLRGLTSVCQLKNQTCNMFSITTFQRLMKGLPRGTFAQLVERHNADKYCKKFGHWDHLIAMLYAQISEAKGLRPLETGFNSHVAHHYHLGTSAIKRSTLADANENRSDTVFSDTAAWLMGKVSRKLRQQSNDLMYLLDSTSLTLKGREFERWTPENSTRNTQGLKLHVLYDAHDAIPVWHDISHPNVNDVERAVDVPLEANALYVFDKGSCDFNWWKSIDEANARFVTRFKNNAAVNVLQKSDIPADDAHIVLSDEIVTFKHKRLGGKRINLYFGKPLRRVIVARPNKDTPIVLATNDFDSSAMEIAQHYKKRWAIELFFKWIKQHLKIKQFLGRSENAVRIQILTALISYLLVALFNESNRVKRTLWDCLCFVRATLFQRTDTEDLHDRRRRQAAHEFAEIQGCLFS; encoded by the coding sequence ATGACTTCCCGCGCAGGCGCACTGCTGTCCGGAATAAAGTGGGTTGACAACGTTAAAAGGGTTGCAGGTATTGGTTTACGAGGGTTAACCTCTGTTTGCCAACTTAAAAACCAAACCTGCAACATGTTCAGCATAACTACTTTTCAGCGTTTAATGAAGGGGCTCCCGCGAGGAACCTTCGCTCAACTAGTCGAACGGCACAATGCCGACAAATATTGCAAGAAGTTCGGGCATTGGGATCATCTCATTGCCATGCTCTACGCGCAGATCAGTGAGGCGAAGGGGTTGCGACCACTGGAGACTGGCTTCAACAGTCATGTCGCGCATCACTACCATCTTGGTACGTCAGCGATCAAGCGCTCCACCTTGGCTGACGCCAATGAGAATCGATCTGACACGGTGTTTAGTGATACCGCTGCCTGGTTGATGGGGAAGGTGTCGCGTAAGCTGCGCCAGCAAAGCAATGATCTGATGTATTTGCTTGACTCCACCTCGTTGACGTTGAAGGGACGGGAGTTTGAGAGGTGGACGCCCGAGAATAGCACTCGCAATACGCAAGGCTTGAAGCTGCACGTTTTGTATGATGCCCATGATGCAATCCCTGTCTGGCACGACATTAGCCACCCCAACGTCAATGACGTTGAACGGGCAGTTGACGTACCGCTCGAAGCGAACGCGCTCTATGTATTTGACAAGGGCTCTTGCGATTTCAATTGGTGGAAATCCATTGACGAGGCCAACGCGCGCTTTGTTACTCGTTTCAAGAACAACGCCGCTGTCAACGTCCTGCAGAAATCGGACATCCCTGCTGACGATGCGCACATCGTGCTCAGCGACGAAATCGTTACTTTCAAGCACAAACGGCTCGGCGGAAAACGGATCAATCTCTACTTTGGGAAGCCTTTGCGCCGTGTCATCGTGGCGCGGCCGAACAAAGATACGCCCATCGTTCTGGCTACTAACGACTTCGACAGTAGTGCCATGGAAATTGCCCAGCACTACAAAAAGCGCTGGGCAATCGAGCTGTTCTTCAAATGGATCAAGCAGCACCTCAAGATCAAGCAGTTCCTCGGACGATCTGAAAACGCGGTCCGGATTCAGATACTTACCGCTCTCATCAGTTATTTGTTGGTTGCACTGTTCAACGAGTCCAACCGTGTGAAACGGACCCTGTGGGATTGCCTTTGCTTCGTCCGCGCAACCCTATTTCAACGTACGGACACCGAAGATTTACATGATCGCCGACGACGACAAGCGGCGCACGAATTCGCAGAAATTCAAGGATGCCTCTTCTCGTGA